The proteins below come from a single Candidatus Zixiibacteriota bacterium genomic window:
- a CDS encoding DUF6504 family protein — MYQDMDEPIEVVVLFQNNKMKPSRFRWNGTVYKIAEVTGDWKTDVGAYRIRHFAVVDSSSNFFQLSYDERKTSWVISKIWVE; from the coding sequence ATGTATCAGGATATGGACGAACCTATTGAAGTCGTTGTGTTGTTTCAGAACAACAAAATGAAACCGTCCCGGTTTCGCTGGAACGGTACGGTGTACAAAATTGCTGAAGTAACCGGCGACTGGAAAACCGATGTTGGGGCGTATCGTATTCGCCATTTCGCGGTGGTTGATTCGTCGTCTAATTTTTTTCAATTGTCGTACGATGAGCGCAAAACCAGTTGGGTTATCAGTAAAATCTGGGTGGAATAG
- the dinB gene encoding DNA polymerase IV, producing MIDFSPVIAHVDMDAFFAAVEMRNNPHLKGKPVIVGGGIGPRGVVSTCSYEARKYGVHSGMSAVQARKLCPHGIFISAGLKGYVYASAYLQKIFELYSPRVQPISIDEAFLDISGADRLYDGPVELIQKMKNEIWEKMKLTCSVGIAPTRYLAKLASGINKPNGLTIMNQDRFKEIFYPKPVDALWGVGESTKKTLAQKNILTVKDLAATDSKILKRIFGKNGDTLSIMSRGTDNGQVMRYEDMPHDKSMSHETTLREDIYDPTIIKAILLWLSDKVARRMRRHGYIGRTVSVKIRSSDFKTITRAHTLNKPTDRCDEIYQNAVKLVPKEYGMKYKVRLLGVRASQLKKIKSSSGNEINSDLTSQYELIIDNSDEKYNKLTGAMDDIRDKYGEHIIKLAGSMR from the coding sequence ATGATCGATTTTTCACCCGTGATTGCCCATGTTGACATGGATGCGTTTTTCGCCGCCGTGGAAATGCGTAATAATCCTCACCTAAAAGGCAAACCGGTTATTGTCGGAGGGGGAATCGGGCCGCGCGGTGTCGTTTCAACCTGCTCTTATGAAGCCCGAAAATATGGTGTCCATTCCGGGATGTCAGCCGTTCAGGCGAGAAAATTATGCCCGCATGGAATATTTATTTCGGCCGGATTAAAAGGATATGTGTACGCTTCTGCATATCTACAGAAAATATTTGAATTATATTCGCCCAGAGTGCAACCGATCAGCATCGATGAAGCATTTCTCGATATCTCCGGAGCGGACCGGTTGTATGACGGACCGGTCGAGTTGATCCAGAAAATGAAAAATGAAATCTGGGAAAAAATGAAATTAACCTGCTCGGTCGGCATCGCCCCGACACGATACCTGGCCAAACTTGCCTCGGGGATAAACAAACCGAACGGGTTGACCATTATGAACCAGGATAGATTTAAGGAAATATTTTATCCCAAACCGGTCGATGCCTTGTGGGGTGTAGGCGAAAGCACCAAAAAAACACTGGCTCAAAAAAATATCCTTACCGTCAAGGATCTCGCCGCGACTGACTCAAAAATACTCAAACGAATATTCGGCAAAAACGGAGACACATTGTCAATCATGTCCCGGGGAACCGATAATGGTCAGGTTATGCGCTATGAAGATATGCCTCACGATAAGTCTATGTCGCATGAGACAACTCTCAGAGAAGATATTTATGACCCCACTATAATTAAAGCTATTCTCTTATGGCTGTCGGATAAAGTTGCCCGCAGGATGCGAAGGCATGGTTACATCGGAAGAACCGTTTCGGTCAAAATTCGATCATCCGATTTTAAGACGATTACCCGCGCCCACACTCTCAACAAACCGACCGACCGATGTGATGAAATATATCAAAACGCCGTGAAACTGGTTCCCAAAGAATACGGGATGAAATATAAAGTCAGGCTGCTGGGGGTTCGCGCTTCACAATTAAAAAAGATCAAATCTTCATCAGGGAATGAAATTAATTCTGATTTGACATCTCAATATGAACTAATTATTGATAATAGCGATGAGAAATATAACAAGCTGACCGGTGCGATGGATGATATCCGAGATAAATACGGAGAACATATAATTAAGCTGGCCGGTTCGATGCGTTGA
- a CDS encoding PLP-dependent aminotransferase family protein, translating into MKTITDEKPKDNIMSSIEKWGVTSHVLELESSIIREILKLSSQPGVISFAGGLPSPDMFPEEDLKEATIRAYDNHHDAALQYSLSMGVPAFRNIIAEYSGRRIPELKAENIIITSGSQQGLDLVGRVFLDPGDYVICESPTYVGALQAFNFYQARYATVEMDEYGMIVDRLEEKIKKYNPKFIYVVPNFQNPSGITMSLKRRVQLIEIANRHNIPVIDDNPYGDLRFEGEPLPSLRALGGDTVISLSTFSKICAPGYRIAWMIAPADIMQIFERVKQCCDLHTSTFGQMVLFEYMKMNKLDSHIQKICECYKHRRDVMVSAIHEHFPEEVKFVKPQGGLFLWMTLPKGMSGKELLSKAVEAKVAYVYGSPFFPNGGGEETLRLNFSNATDDLITEGIKRLGKIIKDNL; encoded by the coding sequence ATGAAAACAATAACCGATGAAAAACCGAAAGATAATATAATGAGCTCTATCGAAAAATGGGGCGTCACTTCTCACGTCCTTGAGCTGGAAAGCTCGATAATCAGAGAAATTCTCAAGTTGTCATCACAGCCCGGTGTGATTTCATTCGCCGGCGGTTTACCTTCGCCCGATATGTTTCCCGAAGAAGACCTAAAAGAAGCCACTATTCGAGCCTACGATAATCATCATGATGCCGCCCTTCAGTATTCTCTATCAATGGGCGTTCCGGCTTTTAGAAATATTATCGCCGAGTATTCCGGTCGGCGGATACCGGAACTTAAGGCTGAAAACATCATCATTACTTCCGGCTCTCAACAGGGTCTTGATCTGGTCGGACGAGTATTTCTTGACCCTGGCGATTATGTTATTTGCGAATCGCCTACTTATGTTGGAGCCCTTCAGGCTTTTAATTTTTATCAGGCCCGTTATGCCACCGTCGAAATGGATGAGTACGGGATGATTGTCGATCGACTCGAAGAAAAAATTAAGAAATACAATCCCAAATTTATTTATGTTGTTCCGAATTTCCAGAATCCGTCCGGTATTACGATGTCTCTTAAAAGAAGAGTTCAACTGATTGAAATTGCCAACCGCCATAATATCCCTGTTATCGATGACAATCCTTATGGCGATTTACGATTTGAAGGGGAACCTTTACCTTCACTGAGAGCCTTGGGCGGTGACACGGTAATTTCACTGTCTACTTTTTCCAAAATTTGCGCTCCTGGGTACAGGATCGCCTGGATGATCGCTCCGGCTGATATTATGCAAATCTTTGAACGCGTAAAACAGTGCTGCGATCTACATACCAGCACTTTCGGGCAGATGGTGCTGTTTGAATACATGAAAATGAATAAGCTCGACAGCCATATTCAAAAGATTTGCGAATGTTATAAGCATCGGCGGGATGTTATGGTGTCGGCTATTCATGAGCACTTTCCCGAAGAAGTAAAATTCGTCAAACCACAAGGCGGATTATTCCTCTGGATGACTTTACCAAAAGGAATGTCGGGAAAAGAGCTTCTTAGCAAAGCCGTTGAGGCAAAAGTAGCCTATGTTTACGGCTCTCCGTTTTTCCCTAACGGCGGGGGAGAGGAGACCCTTCGGTTGAATTTTTCAAATGCTACCGATGATTTGATTACCGAAGG